From Acidobacteriota bacterium:
GCTTCCTTCACCGGTGAGGGGAGCCGGCTCCGATGACGCCGCGGGCTCGGATCGAACGGCCGCGGCCGGGTCCATCATGACAAGATCGCGCATCTCGATCGGCTTCTTCCTTCTGGCCCTGGCCCTCTTGGCCCCGGCTTCCGCTCAGGCCCCGGCCACCGTTCCCTCAGGCCGGGCCGACGGCTACCGCGCCCTCGTCGACCGGCTGCGCGAGACCGGCCTGGCCGGGGAGCGGGCCTTCGAGCTGATGACCCGGATCGCCTCGGCCGGCCCCCGGCTGACGGGGTCGGCCGAAGCCGCGGCCGCCGTCGACATCGCCCGGGACCTGATGGTCGAGCTGGGCCTGTCGCGCGTCCACACGGAGCCCGTCGAAGTGGGTCACTGGGTGCGCGGCCCGGCCGCCTCGGCCGCCGTCCCCGCCTCGCCGTCCCGTGCCGCCGTCCCTCTGGCCGTCTGCGCCCTCGGCGGCAGCGTGGCCACGCCGCCGAACGGTCTGGCCGCGCCCGTCGTCGAGGTCGGCTCGCTCGACCAGGTCGACGCGCTCGGGGACGCGGTCAGGGGCAAGATCGTCTTCTATAACCGGGCCATGGATCGCCGCGTCGCCGAGCCCTTCGCCGCCTACGGCGGGGCCGCGGACCAGCGCGTCGGCGGGGCTTCCCGGGCGGCCCGTCAGGGCGCAGTCGCCGTCCTCGTCCGGTCCTTGACCTTCCGGCAGGATCATCATCCCCACACGGGCATGCTGCGCTACGATCCCGGCGCCCCCCGCATCCCGGCGGCGGCGATCGCCACGGCGGACGCCGACCGCCTGAGCCGCCTCGTCCGCGAGGAGAAGGACGTCTCGGTCTCGCTCCGCCTGGACTGCCGGGACCTCGGCCGGGTCCGGTCGGCCAACGTCGTCGGCGAGATCACGGGCTGGGAGAAGCCCGGGGAGATCGTCCTCCTCGGCGGCCACCTCGACAGCTGGGACCTGTCCGTCGGCGCCCACGACGACGCGGCTGGCTGCGCGGCCGCCCTCGAGGCCGTCGCCCTCCTGCGCGGCCTCGGCCTCAAGCCGCGCCGGACCATCCGGGCGGTCCTGTTCATGGACGAGGAGTTCGGAGGGACGGGCGGCCGGGCCTACGCCGCGGCGGCGCTGCGGGCGGGCGAACGGCATATCGTCGCCGCCGAATCGGACCGCGGCGGGTTCGTGCCGGTCGGGCTGGCCGTCGGCGGGCCCGACGGGAAGGCCCGCAACCGGATCCTGCCCTACGCGGCGCTGTTCGCCCCCTTCGGCGTAACCTCGATCGTCCCCGGCGGGGGAGGCGTCGACGTTGGACCGCTGGTCGAGAAGGGGGCGGCCCCGGCCGCCGTGCTGGTCGACGCCCATCCCTATTTCGACGTCCACCATTCGGCGCTCGACGTCGTCGCCGGCGTCAACCCGCGGGAGCTGGAGCTCCAGGCCGTCATCCTGGCCGCGCTGGCCGCCATCCTGGCCGAGGAAGGGGTCTGACCATGGACTTCCTCTTCGCCGTCCACAACCACCAGCCGGTCGGCAACTTCCCCTCGATCTTCCGGACCGCCTTCGCCGAGTGCTACCGCCCGCTGCTCGAAGGCCTGGCCCGCCATCCGGGCTTCCGTTTCGCCCTCCATTGCTCGGGGCCCCTCTGGGAATACATGGAGAAGAACGAGCGGGCCTGCTGGGACCTCGTCCGCGAGCTGGCCGGACGGGGCCAGGTCGAGCTCCTCGGCGGCGGCTTCTACGAACCCGTCCTGTCCATCATCCCCGAGGCCGACCGCCTCGGGCAGATCCGCATGATGAGCGATTTCCTGGCCGAGAACTTCGGCCGCCGGCCGCGCGGCCTGTGGCTGACCGAGCGGGTCTGGGAGCCGGGCCTGCCCTCGACCCTGGCCGACGCCGGCATCGAGTACACCCTGCTCGACGAGGAGCACTTCCATTGCGCCGGCGTCCGCGATCCTGCCGCGACCTACGTCACCGAGGACGAAGGCCGCCGTCTGCGCGTCTTCCCTATCGACAAGACGCTCCGGTATTACATCCCGTTCCATCCGCTGGAGGACCTGGACGCCTGCTTCGGCCGGATCGGCCGGGCCGGCGGCGCGGCCATCCTGGGCGACGACGGCGAGAAGTTCGGCCTCTGGCCGGGGACGCACGCCTGGGTCTACGACCAGGGCTGGCTCGAGCGGTTCCTGTCCTTCATCGAAGCCCGGGGCATCCGGATGACGCATTTCTCGGACTATCTCGACGCCCATCCCCCGGCCGGCCGGGTCTACCTCCCGCCCGCGTCCTACGAGGAGATGATGGAGTGGGTCCTCGAGCCCGACGACCAGGCCGCTTACCGCGCGCTCAGGGACCGGGTCGGGCCGGAGGCCCGCCGCTTCCTCCGCGGCGGCTTCTTCCGCGACTTCTGCCGGAAATATCCGGAGGCCAACGCCCTCCACAAGCGGATGATCATGGTCTCGCGGCAGGTGCACGCCGCGGGCGACCCGGGCGGCAGCCGCCGCGATCTCTACAAGGCCCAGTGCAACGACCCCTACTGGCACGGCGTCTTCGGCGGCCTCTATCTGCCCCACCTCCGCGAATCGGCCTATCATCACCTGCTCGAGGCCGAGCGGGCGACGCCGGACCCGGACGGTTGGCAGGCCGTCGATTACGATTGCGACGGCCGGGACGAGTTCATCTGCCGCGACCGGACCTTCGGCCTGATCGCCAGGCCCGGGGCGGGCGGAGTGCTGGCCGAGATCGATTATCGCCCCTTGTCGCGGAACCTCTCGGACGTCCTGAGCCGGCGGCGCGAAGCCTATCACCGGGAGCCGGACGACGCCGGAGCGGGGGAGAAGCGGGCCGCCCGGAGCATCCATGAGATCGGCAAGAAGCTGCCGCCCGAGGCGGCCGAGCTCATGCGCCCCGACCGGCGCCAGCGCTGCTCGCTGAGGGACCATTTCTTCCTACCCGGGACGACGGCGGACGACTTCCGGCGGGGCGACGACGGGGAGCGGGGGGATTTCGCGGACGGGGAGTTCGCCGCCGAGGCCGCCGCGGGGCGCCTGACGATGGAGCGCCGGGGCGTCGTCCGGGCCGGCGGCGAGACCGTCCCGGTGGCGGTCCGCAAGACCGTCGCCTCCGCCGGCGGCGCCCTCCGCGTCGACATCGAGATCGAGAACCTCGCCGACCGGCCGTTGGCCCTGGTCTACGGGTCCGAGTGGAACATCCTGGCCTTCCCCCCCGAGCTCGAGCTCCTCGGCCGCGAAGGCTGCGCGCTTTGCGGCGGAAGGCTCCGCTTCGAGCCGGCCGGGGCCGAGGCGGTCTGGTCGTTCGCCCTGCGGACGCTCTCCCAATCGGAGGGGGGATTTGATATAATCCACCAGGGATACTGTTTCTGTCCGATCTGGACGTTGTCGTGGTCCGGCCAGGGCTCCCGACGGCTGACCGTCATCCTTGGGGAACGCGATGGCCGATAGGGAGGTCGTGCGGCCAAATGGAACTGATATCTAGAAAGATCCTGACCATGGTCCTCTGCGGCGGCAAGGGCGAGCGCCTCTACCCGCTGACGCGCGACCGGGCCAAGCCTTCCGTGCCTTTCCTTGGCTCCTACCGGATCATCGATTTCAGCCTGTCCAACGCCCTCAATTCCGGCCTGCGCCGGATCGCCCTGCTGACGCAATACAAGTCGCTGTCCCTCGAGCGCCACATCTTCGACGGCTGGAACATCTTCCATGCCGAGAGCGGGGACTACATCATCTCGCTGCCGGCCCAGGGCCGGGTCGGCGACCACTGGTACGAGGGCACGGCCGACGCCGTCTTCCAGAACATCTACTCCATCCAGCAGGAGAACCCCGAGATGGTCCTCGTGCTCTCGGGCGACCACATCTACAGCGCCGACTACCGCCGCCTGCAGCTGTTCGCCGGCCAGGCCGGGGCCGACGCCGTGATCATGACCCGGACCATTCCCATCGGGGAGGCCTCGCGCTTCGGCGTCATCGGCGTCGACGGCGACCGCCGCATCGTCGAATTCATGGAGAAGCCGAAAAAGCCCTTCCCGACGCCCTGGGACCCGGGCCGGAGCCTGATTTCCATGGGCGTCTACCTCTTCCGGACCCCGGTCCTCATCAAGGCCCTGCTCAGGGACGCCAGGAATCCGGACAGCACCCATGATTTCGGCCGGGACATCATCCCGGCCCTCATCGGGGCCTGCCGCGTCTTCGCCTACACCTTCGAAGATTATTGGGAGGACATCGGGACGATCGACGCCTACTGGCAGGCCAACATGGCCTTCCTCTCGCCGGCCGCCCCGGCCCTGCTCAGGAACCCGGCCTGGCCCATCCGGTCCTACCGGCGGCAGCGCCCGCCGACCTTCATCTCCGGAGCGGAGATCGGCGCGTCGATCGTCGGCGACGGCGTCTCTCTCGTGGATTGCCGGGTCGTCCGCTCGGTCGTTTCCCCGGGCGTCCGCGTCGGGCCGGGGGCCGAGATCGAGGATTCGATCCTGCTCTCGGACGTCGAGGTCCGGCCCGGCGCCCGCTTGCGGAAGGTCATCGTCGATAAGGCCGCGGTCATCCCCGATGGCTTCTCCGCCGGATTCGACGCCGAGGCGGACGGGCGCACCTTCAAGATCAGCCGGGCCGGGATCTGCGTCGTGCCCAAAGGCTGGACCAACGGATGATCGAGAAGCACAGCCTCCTGTCGCCGGATTTCGACCGCGGCGAGCCGCGCGAGCTGGCCCTGCTGTCGATCATCTCGCAGAGCCTTTTCCAGCCCTTCTCCCTCGAGGACAACCTGCTCGTCATCATGACCGCGCTGACCTCGGGCTCGGGCGTCGGCTTCAACCGGGCCATGCTCTTCCTCAAGAAGGGCGATCGCCTAAAGGGGGAGATCTGGCTGGGGCCGCGTTCGGCCGAGGAGGCCGGCGCCATCTGGGAGGTCCTGTCGACGCCCGGCATCGGCTATGTCGAGATCGTCGAGCACAACCGGGCCCTGGTCAGCCGTAACGAGGACACGCTGAGCGCCCGTCTCAAGGGGCTCGTCTACGCGGCCGACGACGAGGGCGCGAACGTCCCGGCCGCCGCGGCCGTCCGCAAGGAGATCCTCCACGTCCGGGACGCCTCGAACGACCCCCTCGTCGACCGCCGCTTCCTCAACGTCATCGGCGTCGAGGAGTTCCTCTGCATCCCTCTCGTCTCCCGCGACGACGTCGTCGGCGAGATCGTCCTCGACAACGCCATCACCAGGACCCCGATCCTGCCGTCGGACATAAAGCTGGCCGGCATCTGCGGCCTGCTGGCCGGCAACTACATCTATTCGGCCAACCTCCATCGCCAGCTGCTCGAGATGGAGAAGATGGCGGCCATGGGCGAGATGGCCATGTTCGTCACCCATCAGCTACGCAACCCCATCGTGGCCATCGGCGGGTTCACCGATCAGCTGCTCCAGCCGGACGTTTCCGACGAGAAACGCAGCCGCAACCTGACCATCATCAGGGACGAGATCCGCCGGCTCGAGGACATCATCTACCAGATGGGCCACTTCCTGAAGGTCAGCATGAAGGAGCCGGTCTACTTCGATCCGGGCCCGGCCATCGGCGCCGTCCTCGACAACCCCGGCCTCCAGGCCCGGGCCCGGGCCTATGCGATGACCGTCAAGCTGGACCCCTGCCCGCCCGATATCCTCTGCGACCCGACCTCGTTCGGCGAGGTCCTACGCAACCTCCTCGACAACTCGTTCGACGCCACGGCCTCCGGCGGGGCCATCTCGGTCCGGGCCTACCGCAAGAGCCCGGTGGCCTTCGTGCTCTCGGTCCGCGACAGCGGCCGGGGCATGACCAACCCGGACAAGGAGCATCTGTTCAAGCCCTTCTTCACGACCAAGGAGAAAGGCATGGGCCTCGGCCTGCCCTTCATCAAGCGGGTCATGGACACCTGCGGCGGCAAGGTCGAGGTCCAGAGCCGGGTCGGGAAGGGATCCCTCTTCAAGCTCATCTTCCTCAGCCGCGAAAGGGAGTCAAAGCCATGAAAAAGCGCATCCTGGTCGTCGAGGACGAGAAGCCCCTCTGCCTCCTCTACGAAGAGGAGCTCAACAAGGAAGGCTACGACGTCACGGCGGTGACCGACGCCGAGTCGGCCCTGGCCAAGCTGGCCCAGGGCCAATTCGACCTCATCGTCACCGACATCCGCATGCCGGGCAAGAACGGGATCGAGCTCATCACCCAGATCATGGGCCTGCGCAAGGATATCCCCATCATCATCAACTCGGCCTACCAGAGCTACAAGGAGGATTTCATGACCTGGGCGGCCGATGCCTACGTCGTCAAGTCCTCCTCGCTCGACGAGCTCAAGGGCCGGATCAAGCAGCTGCTGGGGGCATGATGTCGGAGCTGCGCAAGGACCTGATCAGCGGGCGGTGGGTCATCATCGCCACGGAGCGGAGCAAGCGCCCCGACGACTTCCGGCCCACCGCCGTCGCCGCGCCGGTCCCCGAGGCCGCCGGCTTCTGCCCCTTCTGCGAGGGTAACGAGGGCAAGACCCCGCCGGAGATCTTCGCCCTGCGGGCCGCCGGGACGCCGCCGGATTCGGCGGGCTGGACCGTCCGCGTCGTCCCCAACAAGTTCCCGGCCCTGACCCCCGGGCCCCCGCCGCCGCGGGCCACACAGGGGATCTTCCAGTCCATGGAGGGCCGGGGCGTCCATGAGGTCGTCATAGAGAATCCAAACCACGGCCTCGAGCTGGCCGACCTGCCCGCGGCCCACGTCCGCGACGTGCTCGGGGTTTTCCAGACGCGGATCCGGGACATCGAGAGCGAGCTGCATTACCAGTACGTCCAGGTCTTCAAGAACAAGGGCAAGGAGGCCGGGGCCTCCCTGAGCCACCCCCATTCGCAGATCTTGGCCACGCCGATCATCCCCAAGCGGGTCAAGGAGGAGATCTACGGCGCCGACCGGCTGTTCCGGATCTACAAGGAGTGCGGCTTCTGCCGCATCCTGCGGGAGGAGGAGGCCTCGGGGGCGCGGATCATCGCCCGCAACGAGCACTTCACGGCCTTCGCCCCGTACGCCTCGCGCTTCCCGTTCGAGATGACCGTCCAGCCGCGGCGGCACTCGGCCTTCTTCACCGAGGCGCGGGAGGACGAGCTCGGCTCGCTCGCCGCGATCGTCAAGGACGTCCTGACCCGGCTTCGGAAGACGGTCAGCGACCCGCCCTTCAACATGGTCCTCCACCAGGCCCCGAACCCGGCGCTGTCGGTCAAGCGCTGGCCGGAGCTGCCGCAGCGGTCGCATTGGCACGTGGAGATCATCCCGATCCTGACCAAGGTGGCCGGCTTCGAGCTGGGGACGGGCTTTTACATCAATCCGGTCCCGCCCGAGACCGCGGCCCAGTTCCTGCGGCAGGCCTGAGGTCAGGCGGCGATCTTCTCGTAGAGGGCGAGGTAGGCGGCCGCCGAACGGTTCCAGGAGAAATCCGCGGCCATCGCGTTCGCGACCAGGGCCCGCCATTCGTCCGGCTTCCTGAAGGCGGCGACGGCCCGGCGCGCCGTCCCGATGAGCGGTCCGGCCTCGGCCGCCTCGAACTTGAAGCCGTTGCCGCCGCCCGTCCGGGCGTCGAACTCCTGGACGCTGTCGTCGAGCCCGCCCGTGGCCCGGACGACGGGGACCGTGCCGTACTTCATGGCGTACATCTGGGTCAGCCCGCACGGCTCGTAGCGCGAGGGGATGAGGAAGACGTCGCTCCCGGCGTAGATCGCGTGGGCCAGCCGCTCGTCGAAAGCGATCTTGAGCCCGATCCGGCCCGGGACCTTCTTGCCGGCCGCCAGCAGGAAATCCTGGATCTTCTGGTCGCCCGTGCCCAGGATGACCAGGGTCAGCCCCAGGCCGAGGAGATCGTCGAGCGCGTCGCAGACGATGTCGAGGCCCTTCTGCCCGGCCAGGCGCGTGACCATGCCGGCGACGGGCAGGTCGGCCGGGGCCTTGAGCCCGAATTCCCGGACGAGCGCCTCGCGGCAGGCCCGCTTGCCGGCCAGGTCCGCGGGCGTGTAGCGATGGGGGATGAGCCGGTCCGTGGCCGGGTCCCAGTCCGTGTAATCGACCCCGTTGAGGATGCCATGGAGGACGCCGGAGCGCGCCCGGAGGAGGCCGTCGAGGCCGCAGCCGAACTCCGGGGTCTGGATCTCCCGGCTGTAGCGGGGGCTGACGGTGGTCACCGCCGTGGCATAGAGGATGCCGGCCTTGAGCGCGTTGACCTTGCCGTGAAACTCGAGGTCGTGCATGTTGAAGAGCGAGGCCGGCAGGCCGATGCGCCCGAGGAGATCGGGCTCGAACAGGCCCTGGTAGGCGAGGTTATGGACGGTGAAGAGCGTCCTCGTCCGGGCGAAGAAGGCGTCGCCGGCGAAGGCCGTCCGGAGATAGGCAAACGTCAGGGCCGATTGCCAGTCATGCCCGTGGATGATGTCGGGGGCGAAGCCGACGGCTTTCATGGCCTCGAGGGCCGTCCGGCAAAAGAAGGCGAACCGCTCGCCGTTGTCGGGGTAGTCGCCGGCCGGGGTGCCGTACAGGCCGTCCCGGTCGAAATACTCGGGGCGGTCGATGAAGCAGAAGGTGACGCCGCTCGCGCGGTGGGTGAAGACGCCGCAGGTCGGGCGGCCGCCGCCCGTCCCGGGCGCCGCGGGCGCGCAAAGGGGCTCGAGCGGCAGGTTCTTCCGGCGCACTTCCCGATAGAGGGGCATGAAGACCCGGACCTCGGCGCCGAGGCCGGCCAGGAACTTGGGCAGGGCGCCGGCCACGTCGGCCAGGCCGCCCGTTTTGGCGTAAGGGATGGCTTCGGAGGCGAGGAAAGCGACTTTCATCCTTCGATTCTAGCATAAGTCCAGGCGGCGGGTCGCCGGAAAATTCCCTGGAGCGGACGATGTTGCCAAGTTCTCGTTGGTGAATTAATATGAGGCGGAACAACGAACGATGAAAGCGACGGACAGCGAAGCCAGGAAGGTCGTGACCGCGGCGGTGGTCGAGCGCGACGGCAAGATCCTCGTGGCCCGGCGCCGGAAGGGCCTCATCGCCGAAGGGCTGTGGGAGTTCCCCGGAGGCAAGCTCGAGGAAGGAGAGGACCCCCGGCGGGGCCTGGAACGCGAGCTGGCCGAGGAGCTCGGGGTCGATTCCAGGGCCGGGGCGCACCTCTGCACGGTCCCGTTCAGCGGCCCGCTCAAGAGCTTCGAGCTCGTCGTCTTCCGGACCGAGCTCCTGTCCGACGACCTCCGGCTGACCGATCACGACCGGATCGCCTGGCTCGCGCCCGGCGATCTGGACGAGAGCCTTTTC
This genomic window contains:
- a CDS encoding M20/M25/M40 family metallo-hydrolase produces the protein MTRSRISIGFFLLALALLAPASAQAPATVPSGRADGYRALVDRLRETGLAGERAFELMTRIASAGPRLTGSAEAAAAVDIARDLMVELGLSRVHTEPVEVGHWVRGPAASAAVPASPSRAAVPLAVCALGGSVATPPNGLAAPVVEVGSLDQVDALGDAVRGKIVFYNRAMDRRVAEPFAAYGGAADQRVGGASRAARQGAVAVLVRSLTFRQDHHPHTGMLRYDPGAPRIPAAAIATADADRLSRLVREEKDVSVSLRLDCRDLGRVRSANVVGEITGWEKPGEIVLLGGHLDSWDLSVGAHDDAAGCAAALEAVALLRGLGLKPRRTIRAVLFMDEEFGGTGGRAYAAAALRAGERHIVAAESDRGGFVPVGLAVGGPDGKARNRILPYAALFAPFGVTSIVPGGGGVDVGPLVEKGAAPAAVLVDAHPYFDVHHSALDVVAGVNPRELELQAVILAALAAILAEEGV
- a CDS encoding alpha-amylase/4-alpha-glucanotransferase domain-containing protein, yielding MDFLFAVHNHQPVGNFPSIFRTAFAECYRPLLEGLARHPGFRFALHCSGPLWEYMEKNERACWDLVRELAGRGQVELLGGGFYEPVLSIIPEADRLGQIRMMSDFLAENFGRRPRGLWLTERVWEPGLPSTLADAGIEYTLLDEEHFHCAGVRDPAATYVTEDEGRRLRVFPIDKTLRYYIPFHPLEDLDACFGRIGRAGGAAILGDDGEKFGLWPGTHAWVYDQGWLERFLSFIEARGIRMTHFSDYLDAHPPAGRVYLPPASYEEMMEWVLEPDDQAAYRALRDRVGPEARRFLRGGFFRDFCRKYPEANALHKRMIMVSRQVHAAGDPGGSRRDLYKAQCNDPYWHGVFGGLYLPHLRESAYHHLLEAERATPDPDGWQAVDYDCDGRDEFICRDRTFGLIARPGAGGVLAEIDYRPLSRNLSDVLSRRREAYHREPDDAGAGEKRAARSIHEIGKKLPPEAAELMRPDRRQRCSLRDHFFLPGTTADDFRRGDDGERGDFADGEFAAEAAAGRLTMERRGVVRAGGETVPVAVRKTVASAGGALRVDIEIENLADRPLALVYGSEWNILAFPPELELLGREGCALCGGRLRFEPAGAEAVWSFALRTLSQSEGGFDIIHQGYCFCPIWTLSWSGQGSRRLTVILGERDGR
- a CDS encoding sugar phosphate nucleotidyltransferase; the protein is MELISRKILTMVLCGGKGERLYPLTRDRAKPSVPFLGSYRIIDFSLSNALNSGLRRIALLTQYKSLSLERHIFDGWNIFHAESGDYIISLPAQGRVGDHWYEGTADAVFQNIYSIQQENPEMVLVLSGDHIYSADYRRLQLFAGQAGADAVIMTRTIPIGEASRFGVIGVDGDRRIVEFMEKPKKPFPTPWDPGRSLISMGVYLFRTPVLIKALLRDARNPDSTHDFGRDIIPALIGACRVFAYTFEDYWEDIGTIDAYWQANMAFLSPAAPALLRNPAWPIRSYRRQRPPTFISGAEIGASIVGDGVSLVDCRVVRSVVSPGVRVGPGAEIEDSILLSDVEVRPGARLRKVIVDKAAVIPDGFSAGFDAEADGRTFKISRAGICVVPKGWTNG
- a CDS encoding HAMP domain-containing sensor histidine kinase, which produces MIEKHSLLSPDFDRGEPRELALLSIISQSLFQPFSLEDNLLVIMTALTSGSGVGFNRAMLFLKKGDRLKGEIWLGPRSAEEAGAIWEVLSTPGIGYVEIVEHNRALVSRNEDTLSARLKGLVYAADDEGANVPAAAAVRKEILHVRDASNDPLVDRRFLNVIGVEEFLCIPLVSRDDVVGEIVLDNAITRTPILPSDIKLAGICGLLAGNYIYSANLHRQLLEMEKMAAMGEMAMFVTHQLRNPIVAIGGFTDQLLQPDVSDEKRSRNLTIIRDEIRRLEDIIYQMGHFLKVSMKEPVYFDPGPAIGAVLDNPGLQARARAYAMTVKLDPCPPDILCDPTSFGEVLRNLLDNSFDATASGGAISVRAYRKSPVAFVLSVRDSGRGMTNPDKEHLFKPFFTTKEKGMGLGLPFIKRVMDTCGGKVEVQSRVGKGSLFKLIFLSRERESKP
- a CDS encoding response regulator, encoding MKKRILVVEDEKPLCLLYEEELNKEGYDVTAVTDAESALAKLAQGQFDLIVTDIRMPGKNGIELITQIMGLRKDIPIIINSAYQSYKEDFMTWAADAYVVKSSSLDELKGRIKQLLGA
- the galT gene encoding galactose-1-phosphate uridylyltransferase, with protein sequence MMSELRKDLISGRWVIIATERSKRPDDFRPTAVAAPVPEAAGFCPFCEGNEGKTPPEIFALRAAGTPPDSAGWTVRVVPNKFPALTPGPPPPRATQGIFQSMEGRGVHEVVIENPNHGLELADLPAAHVRDVLGVFQTRIRDIESELHYQYVQVFKNKGKEAGASLSHPHSQILATPIIPKRVKEEIYGADRLFRIYKECGFCRILREEEASGARIIARNEHFTAFAPYASRFPFEMTVQPRRHSAFFTEAREDELGSLAAIVKDVLTRLRKTVSDPPFNMVLHQAPNPALSVKRWPELPQRSHWHVEIIPILTKVAGFELGTGFYINPVPPETAAQFLRQA
- the glgA gene encoding glycogen synthase GlgA, with protein sequence MKVAFLASEAIPYAKTGGLADVAGALPKFLAGLGAEVRVFMPLYREVRRKNLPLEPLCAPAAPGTGGGRPTCGVFTHRASGVTFCFIDRPEYFDRDGLYGTPAGDYPDNGERFAFFCRTALEAMKAVGFAPDIIHGHDWQSALTFAYLRTAFAGDAFFARTRTLFTVHNLAYQGLFEPDLLGRIGLPASLFNMHDLEFHGKVNALKAGILYATAVTTVSPRYSREIQTPEFGCGLDGLLRARSGVLHGILNGVDYTDWDPATDRLIPHRYTPADLAGKRACREALVREFGLKAPADLPVAGMVTRLAGQKGLDIVCDALDDLLGLGLTLVILGTGDQKIQDFLLAAGKKVPGRIGLKIAFDERLAHAIYAGSDVFLIPSRYEPCGLTQMYAMKYGTVPVVRATGGLDDSVQEFDARTGGGNGFKFEAAEAGPLIGTARRAVAAFRKPDEWRALVANAMAADFSWNRSAAAYLALYEKIAA
- a CDS encoding (deoxy)nucleoside triphosphate pyrophosphohydrolase; this translates as MKATDSEARKVVTAAVVERDGKILVARRRKGLIAEGLWEFPGGKLEEGEDPRRGLERELAEELGVDSRAGAHLCTVPFSGPLKSFELVVFRTELLSDDLRLTDHDRIAWLAPGDLDESLFSKPDRPVVRLLAGRGEPPPGLRREGDPE